In Diceros bicornis minor isolate mBicDic1 chromosome 21, mDicBic1.mat.cur, whole genome shotgun sequence, the sequence GGGCTGACCCCCACTGCCTCGAGCAGCTAGGATTGGTGGTTGGCTGTTATGCGGCCTACAGGGCTGGGGGTAACCCACTCAGACAGAAGCCTCTCTGGGGAGACGGGAGGGCTAGGGCAGGGGCCTGGCTCTGGACCCTCCAAGGCACCTGGCTGTGGTGAGTGGCAGGTAGAGAGGACTAGGGAGACCTTGAGGGTGAGGCAGTCAGTGGGGCTAGACCAGCCCCACCCCCCAAGAAACAGGCTGTCTGGACAGCAGACATATGTTACTATATTAGTCTGGTCTTTTTGGTTAGACTTTAGGCACCGCTTGGGAGGAAGACACCTTTAAACGTTAAAGAAAGACCCCAGCGCCTGGGCAGGGAGCCTGGCCACATGCAGAGCAGGAGGGCAGGGTGCAGGCAGGGGGTCAGGCCACAGCAGACTCAGGGCCCCCCAGGGAGGACGTGGGCCCCGAGGCATAGCGGCGGCCATAGCCTGAGGAAGagtaagaggaggaagagaaggtcaTGGAGAAGCCGGAGCCAGTGGCATCAAAGCTGCCACGGCGGGAGCCCGCCCGGGAGCCAGTGCGCGAGCCGGTACGTGAGCCGGCCGTGGAGCCTGAGCCGCTGACGCTGTAAGGGCTGTAGTAGCCCTTGCTGGACTGGGCGGCGGCCTCCAGCAGCCGCAGCCCCGTGCCCTCCTCCACCATGCTGCGGTCCAGTGCGTCCTTGTAGGAGATCTTGAGCTTGGTCTTGGGGCAGGTGAGGTACTTGGAGTGCGCACCAACGTCTCGCAGCTTCTGGGCAGTGCGGGCGTCCACCGTGCCACGCTGCAGGGCCTCGTCGAGAGGCACGCGGCCTGGCACGTCGGGCTCAATCAGGCCGCCTGTCAGGTACTGCACCTCCAGGAAGCGCTGGCCTGCCTCATAGTAGAGCCAGCCCTTCTTAAGGGCCTGGGCGGCCGACATCTTGGTCTTGGTGCGTGGGTCCTCGAAGCCACAGAAGGCCTTCTGGGCCAGGTTGATGCGGTCCACCATGATCTTGTCCACCAGGCCCTTGTTGACGGCGTCGGTGACGGGGAAGCGCTCACCAGTGTTGGGGTCAATGATGCCCCCGGTGCAGGCCTGTGCCTCCAGCAACCGCTGCCCGGTGATATTGTCCACCAGGTTGCGGTGCATGGCCTCTGTGATGGACACCTTCTCCAGTGTCTCCGTGTCCAGGATGCCGGCCACAGGGCCCGTTTCCTCGGTGGGGTCGGACCAGGAGGCCAGCTGGGTTCTGGAGACAGCAGGGCTGATGGGGTAGGAGGAGGAGGACCCCACAGACGAAGAGCGGGAGCGGAATCCGCTGGCGTTGCCCGAAAGCATGTCGGCAAACTCGGTGATAGAGAGTGTGCCGGCGCGGTACTGGTCCAGCGCTGATCGGTCGATGAGGTTCTTGGCAATGGCCTCGTCGATGTCATACTGGCGGCCCGAGCGGCGGTCGATGATCATGGACTTGACCACGCCGTCTGAGGAGGAGATGGTGATCTCCTCCCACTCACACTCCTGCTCAGACAGCTCCAGGTATGTCTGGTGGTCAATGAGGCCCTTGCGGTAGGCCTCGTACACCGACATCTCCTTGCCCGTCTCGGGGTCCACAATCACCACGCGGCGCTTGCGCACCGAAGACTTGGAGGACGTCTTCCGTTCCCGCTTCTTCTCCTTCAGTGGCAAGAGGCATAGGCCCGTCTGAGGGTCCGTGATGCAGCGCTCCATCAGCTGCAGGTAGGTGAGGTTCTCCTCTGTGTTGGGATCGAAGAAGCCTTTGGTGTCATCCGAGGGGTCAGTCAGGATCTCGTTCATCTCCTCGTCAAAGAGGCCGCGCTTGTAGGCCACCTCCACGGGCAGCCGGTGGCTCTCCTCAGGGTCGATGATGCCGCCTGTCGCGATCTGGGCCTCCAGCAGGCGGATGCCGTGGTCCTTCAGGATCAGGCCCTTCTTCATGGCCTGGAAGAGGGAGATGAGCTTCCCGGAGTAGGGGTCCTTATAGCCAGTGACGGCGCGCTCGGCTGACAGCAGCTTGTCCTTGAACTCAGGGCCCACAATGCCCATGCGCACGGCCTCTTCCACAGTCAACTTGAGCCCTTTGATGGGGTCGATGACATAACCGGTGGCCGCCTGTGCCTCCAGGAGCTCAAAGGCTGTGCCGGGGCGGATGATGCCCTTCTTCATGGCCTGGTACACCGACAGCCGCTCCTTGGTGGCATCAACAAAGACACCAGCGATGCAGCTAGTGCCCTCCAGGAACTTCTGTAGGCTCTTGGAGACCTCCTCGATGGAGGTCAGGCCCTCCTGCAGCTGCAGCGCTGTGGCCTCATCCATGACCTGAGAACGCACCAGCTCCTCCACTGTGATTTGCTTGCGCAGGCCGCGAAAAGTCAGCTTGCGGGCGTCCGAGAGCGGCAGGAGCAGCTGGCCGCTGTTCTCGTCGTGGCGGCACCGCCTGAGCAGCTGTGTGTAGCTGAGGCGCTCGTCTGTGGAAGGATCCAGATAGCTGCGCACCTCGCTGGGCTCCGATAGCTGGTCGTGTGTGTCCTTGTTGAGGTAGCCGCGCTGGTAGGCCACCTCCAGCGGGAGATGGAAGCCCAGGCGTGGGTCCACAATGCCGCCCGTGGCCAGCTGGGCATCCAGCAGCCGCAGGGCCTCCTCAGCAGGAATCAGATCCTTCTTCATGGCCTGGAAGAGCGAGATAGTCTGCTCCGTGTAGGGGTCGCGGTAGCCAGTCACAGCGCGCTCAGCTGAGAGCAGCCGGTCGTGCAGCTCAGGGCCCACCAGGCCCTTCCGCACAGCCTCATCTACAGTCAGCCGCTCGCCCTTCACCGGGTCCAGCAGGAAGCCTGTGGCTGCCTGTGCCTCCAGCAGTAAGCGGGCCACCTCGGCACTCAGCAGCCCCTTCTTGAGAGCCTGGTATACGGTCAGCGTCTGCCTAGAGCCAGGCAGGTAGACGCCGGCCACACAGCCTGTGCCGTAGAGGTAACGCCAGGCCGACTCTGCCTCGAGCACCTCGCGGAGGCTCTTGGTGCCCTCCCGGAGCAAGTTATAGGTCTCTCGGGAGATGACCTGGGCCTCGTACAGGTCCTCAGCAGTGAGGCGGCGGCGGATATAATCGTAGGAAGCCAGGTTCTGCTGGCGAATGATCTCGGTCTTCTCGATGATctcgatgatgatgatgatcatgcGCTCCTTGGTCACCCGGCCAGCCTGGAAGTCAGCCATCAGCCGGGCCCGCTGCTCCTCAGGGATCAGGTCCGATTGCATCACCTCCCACAGGGACATAGTGGAGCCGCCGTGGCTGTCACTACCAGGGATGTCAATCCGCGTCTCCTCGAACGCCCTCCGGGTCTCCTCCTCAGTGTACACCTGCGTGgtctccaccacctccaccttctCTGCTCCTTTCAGTGGCAGGAGGCGCAGGCCTGTCTCGGGGTCCTCCACGCAGCGCTCCAGCAACTGCAGGTAGGTGAGGTTCTCGTGCGTGTTGGGGTCGAAGAAGCCCTTGGTGTCATCGCTCGGGTCCGCCAGGACACGGTTCATCTCCTCGTCGAAGTAGCCGCGCTGGTAGGCCACCTCCACGGGCAGGCGATGGCTGTGCACGGGGTCGATGATGCCGCCCGTGGCAATCTGGGCCTCCAGCAGGCGGATGCCGTGGTCCCTGACGATGAGGCCCTTCTTCATGGCCTGGAAAAGAGAGATGGTGGTGCCTGAGTATGGGTCCTTGTAGCCCGTCACAGCTTTCTCAGCTGACAGCAGCTTCTCATGCAGCTCGGGGCCCACGACGCCAGCCTTCACGGCCTCATGGACGTACAGGCGCTGGTTCCGCACGGGGTCCACCAGAAAGCCAGTAGCTGCCTGGGCTTCAAGCAGGAGAGTGGCCGTGCTGGGCCTCAGCAGGCCCCGCCGCATGGCCTCATAGATGGTCACCTTCTCCTTAGAGTCCTCCAGGTAGATGCCAGCAAGACAGCCACTGCCCTGCAGGAGCGTCCGCACGGAATCCACCTCTGCCAGTTCCTTGACTGATGTCTTGCCATCTTTGAGCTGCTCAAACTGGGCCTTGCTAAGGACCCCAGAGGCCAGGAGCTCGCTAGCCGGCACCGGGGCACGGAGGCCGCTGAAAGAGAGCCTCTCCTGCCGCACGGTCTCCACCTCCTCGACAATGGTGATGAGGATCTTGATGATCTTCTCCACGGTGACCTTGCCCGTGCGGAACTGCCGCAGCAGCTCCCGCCTCTGCTCCTCCGTGAAGTACTCGGAGCTGATGAGCTCCCACACCGTCACTGTCCTGCCCTTGAAGCTGCCCATGGGGACCTCGACGGTGGCCTTCTGAAAGGTCTCACGGGCCTGGAGCTCAGAGTAGAGCTCCTCCTGCCGGGCCCGGGCAGCCTTCTCAGAGAGTGGCAGCAGCCTCAGCTCCGTCAGCTGGTCAGGCCGGCActgctgctggagctggctgTAGGTGACTGGTTCCCGCGAACAGGGGTCGTAGTAGGTTTTGGCATCATCCCTGGGCGCCGACAAGGCTTTGCTGGTCTCCTCGTCCAAGTAGCCCCGGGCACAAGCGACGTCCAGGGGCACACGGTGGCTCTTGCTGGGGTCCACGATGCCACCAGTGGACAGCTGGGCGTCCAGCAGACGCAGGCCCTGCTCCTTGGGGATGAGGCCCTTCTTCAGAGCCTGGAACAGGGAGACACTCTGCCCTGAGTAGGGGTCCTTGTAGCCCGTCACAGCCTTCTCAGCTGACAGCAGCTTCTCgtgcagctcaggccccaccaggccggcACGCACTGCCTCATCCACAGTCAGCCGGGCGCTTGTGGCAGGGTCGATGATGTGCCCGGTGCCGGCCTGGGCCTCCAGTAGGGCCACAGCCACCTCTGGTTGTAGGAGGTCTTTCTTCAGGGCCTCATAGATACTCAGCTTCTGCCCCATCTcctccagccacacgcccgcgaTGACGTTGGCACCTCGCAGGGCCTGCCGCACAGTATCCACCTCGGCTACCTCTCGCACTGAGCACTTACCCTGCTGCAGCTGGCAGTAGATGTCGTGGTCAATGACCCTGCTCTCGAGCAGCTCAGCAGCGGGTACCAGGGCACGCAGGCCCTCAAAGCAGAGCTGGCCCTTCTGCTCATGCTCCTCGACCACCGTGATGACGATCTTGATGATCTTCTCCACGGTCACCTTGCCCGTGCGGAATTGCCGCAGCAGGTCTCGCCGCTGCTCCACTGTGAAGTATTCAGAGTTGATGAGCTCCCAGATGGTCACCATCTTGCCCTGGAACTTGCCAAATGGCGCGGACACAGTGGCTTTCTCAAACACATCCCGGGCCTCTGAGTCAGTGTAGACCAGCTCACCGCCCTTGGCAGCCTGATCTGTGAGCGGCAGGAGGCGCAGGCCCGTCTCGGGATCCTCCACGCAGCGCTCCAGCAGCTGCAGGTAGGTGAGGTTCTCGTGCGTGTTGGGGTCGAAAAAGCCCTTGGTGTCATCGCTTGGGTCCGCCAGGACGCGGTTCATCTCCTCGTCAAAGTAGCCGCGCTGGTAGGCCACCTCCACGGGCACACGGTGACTGTGCACGGGGTCGATGATGCCGCCCGTGGCAATCTGGGCCTCCAGCAGGCGGATGCCGTGGTCCCTGACGATGAGGTCCTTCTTCATGGCCTGAAAGAGGGAGATCTGCTCCCCAGTGTAGGGGTCTTTATAGCCGGTGACGGCGCGCTCGGCCGACAGCAGCTTGTGATGCAGCTCGGGGCCCACAACGCCCTCCTTCACGGCCTCATTGACAGTCAGCCGCCGGTTCTGCACAGGATCCAGGAGGAAGCCCGAGGccgcctgggcctccagcaggatGAGGGCTGTGCCCGGGCTCAGTAGCTGCCTCCGCAGGGCCGTGTAGACACTCAGCTTCTCATTGGTGGGCTTCACCAGCAGCCCAGCGATACTGCTGCGGCCCTGCAGGTAGCAGCGCACATCCTCCCGCTGTGCAAGCTCGGCCACTGTGGTGCGGCCTTGTGTCAGCCACTGCAGCTCCTCCGCACTCAGGATGCCCACCTCCTGCAGCCGCTGGGCCGGCACCTTCTGCCGCAGGCCGTCAAAGGCATGCTCAGGCTCTGCCTCTGTGGCGGGGCCATCGGGTGCATCTCGGCCATTGGGGAGCACTTTGACAGCCACGGCCTGCAAAGCGGCAATCTCCTCTGAATGCGCCAGTGCAGCCCGGTGCTCCTCCTCCAGGCGCTGCAGCCGCTCACGCAGCCTCTGGTTCTCCTCAGCCAGCAGCTTCTCCTGCTGCTGTCGTTGCTGGTCCAGGCGCTGCAGCTCCTCTTGCTTGCGCCGCACACCCTCCTCAGCCTCATGCTGCCGCCGCCGGGCTTCCTCCATGCTGGCCACCAGCTGCTGCTTCTCCCGCTCCATCTGTTCCTGCTGCCGCTGCTGCTCTGCACGCAACTTCTGCGCCTTGGCCACCTCGTCCTGGAAGAGCTGCTCCAACTTGGCCTTCTCCTGCTCGATGAAGCGCTCCCGCTGTAGCAGGCTGTCCTTCTCGGAGAGGAAGCTCTGTTGTAGGGCCTGTGTCTCCTGCAGCAGCTGCTCCTGCTGCACCGTCTGCATCTGTAAAGGGGGCAGGGAGCAGTCAGGGACATCAGGGACCCCGGGAACCCCTGCCACCCCATGTGATAGCGGCAACTCCCACCCTGAGCCTGCCCGCTTGCGTGTGGAGAGAGAGCCGGTACCTCCTCAGACTTGAGCTGCAGCAACTTGGCCTCCTGCTTAAGCTTCTCCTTCTCCCGCTCCAGCTCAGCGATGGCCTGCCGTAGGCACTCGGCATCATGGTCACTCTGCTGCCGCTGGATCTCAAGCGTCTGCACCAGCGTCACCTTCTCCTGTGTGGCAAGCTCAGTGCGGTGCAGCTTCTCGCctatttcctctgcctgcttCCGGAAGCGCTGGGCGTCCTCCTCTGCGCGGGCCTGGGCCCGGCTCATCTCGGCCACACGCAGCTTGAGGCGCTCAGCCTCGGCGCTCATCTCCAGCTGCCGCTGTCGCTCTGCCTCTAGAGTCCGCTGGAAGCCCTGCGTCTCCTGCTCCAGCTGCTGTGCCATCTGCTCCTTGTCTTCCTGCAGCCGGCGGGCCTGCTCTTGCGCAAGCTCCTTCTGTTGCTGCAGCAGCTCTGCCTCAGCCTTGAGCCGCGTAGCCTCCTGCACTGCCTGCATCTTCTCTTTGAGCATCTTCTCGGCCAGGGCCCGCTGCTGTGCCAGGTCCTCCTCGGCCAGCTCCCGCAGCCGCGCCGCCTCCTGGGCTGCCACACTCAAACGTGCGGCCTCCTCTGCCACGTGCTTCATCTTCTCAGCCTCCTCCTGCAGGACGCGCTGCGCGTTGTCCTTGTCCCGCAGGATGAGCGCGCGGTTCTCTGCCTCAATGCGTGCCTTGAGCTTGCCCAACTCCTCCATCTGCACACGCACAGAGAAGAGCTCCTCTTCCACCTGGCTGCGCTGTCGGGCTGCTTCTGTCACCTCAGCCTTCAGCCGCTGCAGCTCCTCATCCAAGATGCTTTTCTGGTGGTCCGTCTCCTCTAACTGCAGCCGCAGCGTCGTCAGCTCCTGTTCCACCTGCGCCTTCTGCCGCAGCGTCTGCTCAGCGAACTTCTTGTGCTTCTCCATCTCCGCGTCGGCTGCCTGCTTCTGCCGCAGGGCCGCCTGCTCCGCCTGTGCCCGCCGCGCCGCCTCCTGCTCAGCTTCCTTGCGCAGCTTCTCTGCGGCAGCCTGCGCCTGCGCCTGTGCCTGCGCCTGCTCCTCTGCTGACTGCTTCAGccgctctgcctcctccacctggCG encodes:
- the PLEC gene encoding plectin isoform X8, with amino-acid sequence MDRYSMEELIQLVQDERDRVQKKTFTKWVNKHLIKAQRHISDLYEDLRDGHNLISLLEVLSGDSLPREKGRMRFHKLQNVQIALDYLRHRQVKLVNIRNDDIADGNPKLTLGLIWTIILHFQISDIQVSGQSEDMTAKEKLLLWSQRMVEGYQGLRCDNFTSSWRDGRLFNAIIHRHKPMLIDMNKVYRQTNLENLDQAFSVAERDLGVTRLLDPEDVDVPQPDEKSIITYVSSLYDAMPRVPDVQDGVKANELQLRWQEYRELVLLLLQWIRHHTAAFEERKFPSSFEEIEILWCQFLKFKETELPAKEADKNRSKGIYQSLEGAVQAGQLKVPPGYHPLDVEKEWGKLHVAILEREKQLRSKFERLECLQRIVSKLQMEAGLCEEQLNQADALLQSDVRLLAAGKAPQRAGEVERDLDKADSMIRLLFNDVQTLKDGRHPQGEQMYRRVYRLHERLVAIRTEYNLRLKAGVATPVTQVTQVTLQSTQRRPELEDSTLRYLQDLLAWVEENQRRLDSAEWGVDLPSVEAQLGSHRGLHQSIEEFRAKIERARSDEGQLSPATRGAYRECLGRLDLQYAKLLNSSKARLRSLESLHGFVTAATKELMWLSEKEEEEVGFDWSERNANMATKKESYSALMRELELKEKKIKEIQNTGDRLLREDHPARPTVESFQAALQTQWSWMLQLCCCIEAHLKENTAYFQFFSDVREAEEQLRKLQETLRRKYTCDRSITVTRLEDLLQDAQDEKDQLNEYRGHLSGLAKRAKAIVQLKPRNPAHPVRGRVPLLAVCDYKQVEVTMHKGDECQLVGPAQPCHWKVLSSSGSEAAVPSVCFLVPPPNQEAQEAITRLEAQHQALVALWHQLHVDMKSLLAWQSLSRDVQLIRSWSLVTFRTLKPEEQRQALRSLELHYQAFLRDSQDAGGFGPEDRLQAEREYGSCSHHYQQLLQSLEQGEQEESRCQRCISELKDIRLQLEACETRTVHRLRLPLDKEPAQECAQRIAEQQKAQAEVEGLGKGVARLSAEAKKVLALPEPSPAAPTLRSELELTLGKLEQVRSLSAIYLEKLKTISLVIRSTHGAEEVLRAHEEQLKEAQAVPATLPELEATKAALKKLRAQAEAQQPMFDALRDELRGAQEVGERLQQRHGERDVEVERWRERVTQLLERWQAVLAQTDVRQRELEQLGRQLRYYRESADPLGTWLQDAKQRQERIQAMLLADSQAVREQLRQEKALLEEIERHGEKVEECQRFAKQYINAIKDYELQLVTYKAQLEPVASPAKKPKVQSGSENVIQEYVDLRTRYSELTTLTSQYIKFISETLRRMEEEERLAEQQRAEERERLAEVEAALEKQRQLAEAHAQAKAQAEREAQELQRRMQEEVARREEAAVDAQQQKRSIQEELQHLRQSSEAEIQAKARQAEAAERSRLRIEEEIRVVRLQLEATERQRGGAEGELQALRARAEEAEAQKRQAQEEAERLRRQVQDETQRKRQAEAELALRVKAEAEAAREKQRALQALEELRLQAEEAERRLRQAEAERARQVQVALETAQRSAEAELQSKRASFAEKTAQLERTLQEEHVAVAQLREEAERRSQQQAEAERAREEAERELERWQLKANEALRLRLQAEEVAQQKSLAQAEAEKQKEEAEREARRRGKAEEQAVRQRELAEQELEKQRQLAEGTAQQRLAAEQELIRLRAETEQGEQQRQLLEEELSRLQREAAAATQKRQELEAELAKVRAEMEVLLASKARAEEESRSTSEKSKQRLEAEASRFRELAEEAARLRALAEEAKRQRQLAEEDAARQRAEAERVLAEKLAAIGEATRLKTEAEIALKEKEAENERLRRLAEDEAFQRRRLEEQAAQHKADIEERLAQLRKASESELERQKGLVEDTLRQRRQVEEEILVLKASFEKATAGKAELELELGRIRSNAEDTLRSKEQAELEATRQRQLAAEEEQRRREAEERVQKSLAAEEEAARQRKAALEEVERLKAKVEEARRLRERAEQESARQLQLAQEAAQKRLQAEEKAHAFAVQQKEQELQQTLQQEQSMLERLRGEAEAARRAAEEAEEARERAEREAAQSRRQVEEAERLKQSAEEQAQAQAQAQAAAEKLRKEAEQEAARRAQAEQAALRQKQAADAEMEKHKKFAEQTLRQKAQVEQELTTLRLQLEETDHQKSILDEELQRLKAEVTEAARQRSQVEEELFSVRVQMEELGKLKARIEAENRALILRDKDNAQRVLQEEAEKMKHVAEEAARLSVAAQEAARLRELAEEDLAQQRALAEKMLKEKMQAVQEATRLKAEAELLQQQKELAQEQARRLQEDKEQMAQQLEQETQGFQRTLEAERQRQLEMSAEAERLKLRVAEMSRAQARAEEDAQRFRKQAEEIGEKLHRTELATQEKVTLVQTLEIQRQQSDHDAECLRQAIAELEREKEKLKQEAKLLQLKSEEMQTVQQEQLLQETQALQQSFLSEKDSLLQRERFIEQEKAKLEQLFQDEVAKAQKLRAEQQRQQEQMEREKQQLVASMEEARRRQHEAEEGVRRKQEELQRLDQQRQQQEKLLAEENQRLRERLQRLEEEHRAALAHSEEIAALQAVAVKVLPNGRDAPDGPATEAEPEHAFDGLRQKVPAQRLQEVGILSAEELQWLTQGRTTVAELAQREDVRCYLQGRSSIAGLLVKPTNEKLSVYTALRRQLLSPGTALILLEAQAASGFLLDPVQNRRLTVNEAVKEGVVGPELHHKLLSAERAVTGYKDPYTGEQISLFQAMKKDLIVRDHGIRLLEAQIATGGIIDPVHSHRVPVEVAYQRGYFDEEMNRVLADPSDDTKGFFDPNTHENLTYLQLLERCVEDPETGLRLLPLTDQAAKGGELVYTDSEARDVFEKATVSAPFGKFQGKMVTIWELINSEYFTVEQRRDLLRQFRTGKVTVEKIIKIVITVVEEHEQKGQLCFEGLRALVPAAELLESRVIDHDIYCQLQQGKCSVREVAEVDTVRQALRGANVIAGVWLEEMGQKLSIYEALKKDLLQPEVAVALLEAQAGTGHIIDPATSARLTVDEAVRAGLVGPELHEKLLSAEKAVTGYKDPYSGQSVSLFQALKKGLIPKEQGLRLLDAQLSTGGIVDPSKSHRVPLDVACARGYLDEETSKALSAPRDDAKTYYDPCSREPVTYSQLQQQCRPDQLTELRLLPLSEKAARARQEELYSELQARETFQKATVEVPMGSFKGRTVTVWELISSEYFTEEQRRELLRQFRTGKVTVEKIIKILITIVEEVETVRQERLSFSGLRAPVPASELLASGVLSKAQFEQLKDGKTSVKELAEVDSVRTLLQGSGCLAGIYLEDSKEKVTIYEAMRRGLLRPSTATLLLEAQAATGFLVDPVRNQRLYVHEAVKAGVVGPELHEKLLSAEKAVTGYKDPYSGTTISLFQAMKKGLIVRDHGIRLLEAQIATGGIIDPVHSHRLPVEVAYQRGYFDEEMNRVLADPSDDTKGFFDPNTHENLTYLQLLERCVEDPETGLRLLPLKGAEKVEVVETTQVYTEEETRRAFEETRIDIPGSDSHGGSTMSLWEVMQSDLIPEEQRARLMADFQAGRVTKERMIIIIIEIIEKTEIIRQQNLASYDYIRRRLTAEDLYEAQVISRETYNLLREGTKSLREVLEAESAWRYLYGTGCVAGVYLPGSRQTLTVYQALKKGLLSAEVARLLLEAQAATGFLLDPVKGERLTVDEAVRKGLVGPELHDRLLSAERAVTGYRDPYTEQTISLFQAMKKDLIPAEEALRLLDAQLATGGIVDPRLGFHLPLEVAYQRGYLNKDTHDQLSEPSEVRSYLDPSTDERLSYTQLLRRCRHDENSGQLLLPLSDARKLTFRGLRKQITVEELVRSQVMDEATALQLQEGLTSIEEVSKSLQKFLEGTSCIAGVFVDATKERLSVYQAMKKGIIRPGTAFELLEAQAATGYVIDPIKGLKLTVEEAVRMGIVGPEFKDKLLSAERAVTGYKDPYSGKLISLFQAMKKGLILKDHGIRLLEAQIATGGIIDPEESHRLPVEVAYKRGLFDEEMNEILTDPSDDTKGFFDPNTEENLTYLQLMERCITDPQTGLCLLPLKEKKRERKTSSKSSVRKRRVVIVDPETGKEMSVYEAYRKGLIDHQTYLELSEQECEWEEITISSSDGVVKSMIIDRRSGRQYDIDEAIAKNLIDRSALDQYRAGTLSITEFADMLSGNASGFRSRSSSVGSSSSYPISPAVSRTQLASWSDPTEETGPVAGILDTETLEKVSITEAMHRNLVDNITGQRLLEAQACTGGIIDPNTGERFPVTDAVNKGLVDKIMVDRINLAQKAFCGFEDPRTKTKMSAAQALKKGWLYYEAGQRFLEVQYLTGGLIEPDVPGRVPLDEALQRGTVDARTAQKLRDVGAHSKYLTCPKTKLKISYKDALDRSMVEEGTGLRLLEAAAQSSKGYYSPYSVSGSGSTAGSRTGSRTGSRAGSRRGSFDATGSGFSMTFSSSSYSSSGYGRRYASGPTSSLGGPESAVA